A section of the Planctomycetota bacterium genome encodes:
- the secD gene encoding protein translocase subunit SecD yields MKRTWTTLALVVAVLLLAIYAIVPPEQSLRRGKDLAGGVSMIYAVQIGPSEDHREIMPRLIDALKRRLDPTGVMEVQIVSMGRDRIEISMPLPNDEVKALKAAFEQALAELGAASLNAARVDLMVKAPPADRASTLASLSAGSDSRRALLEKAVAAWDAYQQAKQAYDAAPDAAAKRAMELGVGAALIAYEDARDAAIRGAVSAEEILAIVNASKTKRSVSGKDGAVQLDSAREVAERRVRAAHPEAAADIDRLLALHSAYEARRKGFDDPQDVVRLLRNAGVLSFRITVKPGEYPGEQQARDELRERGPGAISATDVKWCRINEIQTWIETPEQARAFNEDPNYGARYFGGMGYVVEPFGGSYYMLCWDTRAARLTQEEGSWAVARSYPGVDSYGRASINFQMNTNGAILLGRLTGDHIGDQMAVLLDDEVYTAPNLRGRISSNGSIEGKFSPEEIQYVVRVLGGGSLQAKLVPEPLSINAVGPELGADNLRKGVVSGIYSIIIVAGFMILYYFSSGVVAVVSLFVNSMIIVGAMAVSQAAFTMPGIAGLILTFGMAVDSNVLIYERVREELQRGADLKTAIRLGFDRALASIVDGNVTNLIVCVVLYYLGTTEIKGFAVTMGVGVVATLFSALVVSRLIFTLMLAAGWRKTSMLPMALPGIQRLLTPNVNWIRLRYVFAVVSLIYVGLGIGLIAYQGSRMLDNEFLGGTVVTLQLGSEDARVTMRRPDVEARVRQVAEEAPAGDELRKLASAEVYPIDPEADGVTSDQFQIKTVIENSRAVLDAVLPKFRDVTRIKPPLDFRGADVRAGAQAPVFPIDKEVLGQNIDRPEVTWSVRGFMGGAAIVIDDISPPEAVRDLAERVHSERQTAEFSDTLSRKVEVQPLSGTDDAATAAVILVYAPDSTLFESQARWERDVRDREWTLVQRALTRATTPASVQNFSASVASTFRADAITASLVSFLLIGVYIWVRFKTPRYSLAAVVALVHDVVTVVGLLALCEILYEWEATQGFAIAIGLLPFKIDLNAVAALLTIAGYSLNDTVVVMDRIRENRGKLPHATSAIINLSINQTFSRTVITGGTTIGSCLILYAIGGEGMRSFAFCLLTGLIVGTYSSVAVAAPLVWSRKFDREFAAMGGITPQAV; encoded by the coding sequence ATGAAACGCACCTGGACCACTCTCGCTCTTGTTGTCGCCGTGCTGCTCCTCGCGATCTACGCGATCGTGCCGCCCGAGCAGAGCCTTCGCCGCGGGAAGGACCTCGCGGGCGGCGTGAGCATGATCTACGCCGTGCAGATCGGCCCGTCGGAAGATCACCGGGAGATCATGCCCCGCCTGATCGACGCGCTGAAGCGCCGTCTGGACCCCACGGGCGTCATGGAGGTGCAGATCGTTTCGATGGGCCGCGACCGCATCGAGATTTCGATGCCGCTGCCCAACGACGAGGTCAAGGCGCTGAAGGCGGCCTTCGAGCAGGCGCTCGCCGAACTCGGGGCGGCCTCGCTGAACGCGGCCCGCGTCGACCTGATGGTGAAAGCGCCCCCCGCCGACCGAGCGTCGACGCTGGCGTCGCTCTCGGCCGGCAGCGACTCGCGGCGCGCACTGCTCGAGAAGGCGGTCGCGGCGTGGGACGCCTACCAGCAGGCCAAGCAGGCGTACGACGCGGCGCCCGACGCCGCGGCGAAGCGAGCCATGGAACTGGGCGTGGGCGCGGCGCTCATCGCGTACGAGGACGCCCGCGACGCCGCGATCCGCGGGGCGGTCTCGGCCGAAGAGATCCTGGCGATCGTGAACGCCTCGAAGACCAAGCGCAGCGTGTCCGGCAAGGACGGCGCGGTGCAGCTCGACAGCGCGCGCGAGGTCGCCGAGCGGCGCGTGCGTGCGGCCCATCCCGAGGCCGCCGCCGACATCGACCGCCTTCTCGCCCTGCACAGCGCGTACGAGGCGCGGCGCAAGGGGTTCGACGACCCGCAGGACGTGGTGCGGTTGCTCCGCAACGCGGGCGTGCTGAGTTTCCGGATCACGGTGAAGCCCGGGGAGTATCCCGGCGAGCAGCAGGCGCGCGACGAACTGCGTGAACGCGGCCCGGGCGCGATCTCCGCGACCGACGTCAAGTGGTGCCGGATCAACGAGATCCAGACGTGGATCGAAACGCCCGAGCAGGCCCGCGCCTTCAACGAGGACCCGAACTACGGGGCGCGGTACTTCGGCGGCATGGGGTACGTGGTCGAGCCCTTCGGGGGCAGCTACTACATGCTCTGCTGGGACACCCGCGCCGCGCGCCTGACGCAGGAAGAGGGATCGTGGGCCGTGGCACGCTCCTACCCGGGCGTGGACAGCTACGGGCGCGCGTCGATCAACTTCCAGATGAACACGAACGGCGCGATCCTGCTGGGGCGCCTCACGGGCGACCACATCGGCGATCAGATGGCCGTGCTGCTCGACGACGAGGTGTACACCGCCCCGAACCTGCGCGGGCGGATCAGCTCGAACGGGAGCATCGAGGGCAAGTTCAGCCCCGAGGAGATCCAGTACGTGGTGCGCGTGCTGGGCGGTGGTTCGCTCCAGGCCAAGCTCGTCCCCGAGCCCCTGAGCATCAACGCCGTCGGCCCCGAGCTCGGGGCCGACAACCTCCGCAAGGGCGTTGTCTCGGGCATCTACTCGATCATCATCGTCGCCGGGTTCATGATCCTCTACTACTTCAGCAGCGGCGTCGTGGCGGTCGTGTCGCTCTTCGTCAACTCCATGATCATCGTGGGCGCCATGGCGGTGTCGCAGGCCGCGTTCACCATGCCCGGCATCGCGGGCCTGATCCTCACCTTCGGCATGGCCGTCGACAGCAACGTGCTCATCTACGAACGCGTCCGCGAGGAGCTGCAGCGCGGCGCCGACCTCAAGACCGCGATCCGCCTGGGGTTCGATCGCGCGCTCGCCTCGATCGTCGACGGCAACGTCACGAACCTCATCGTCTGCGTCGTGCTCTACTACCTCGGCACGACCGAGATCAAGGGCTTCGCCGTGACCATGGGCGTGGGCGTCGTGGCGACGCTCTTCTCCGCCCTCGTCGTCAGCCGGCTGATCTTCACGCTCATGCTCGCCGCCGGGTGGCGCAAGACGTCCATGCTGCCCATGGCGCTCCCGGGGATCCAGCGCCTGCTGACGCCCAACGTCAACTGGATCCGCCTGCGCTACGTGTTCGCCGTCGTCTCGCTCATCTACGTCGGGCTGGGCATCGGCCTGATCGCGTATCAGGGCAGCCGGATGCTCGACAACGAGTTCCTGGGCGGCACCGTCGTGACGCTGCAGCTGGGGAGCGAGGACGCCCGCGTCACGATGCGCCGCCCGGACGTCGAGGCGCGGGTCCGCCAGGTCGCCGAGGAAGCGCCGGCGGGCGACGAGCTGCGCAAGCTCGCCTCCGCCGAGGTCTACCCGATCGACCCGGAAGCGGACGGCGTGACGTCGGACCAGTTCCAGATCAAGACGGTCATCGAGAACAGCCGCGCCGTGCTCGACGCGGTGCTGCCCAAGTTCCGCGACGTCACGCGGATCAAGCCGCCGCTGGACTTCCGCGGGGCCGACGTGCGCGCCGGCGCCCAGGCGCCGGTGTTCCCCATCGACAAGGAGGTCCTGGGACAGAACATCGACCGCCCCGAGGTGACGTGGTCGGTGCGAGGGTTCATGGGCGGGGCGGCGATCGTCATCGACGACATCTCGCCCCCGGAGGCCGTGCGCGATCTGGCCGAGCGGGTGCACAGCGAGCGGCAGACGGCCGAGTTCTCGGACACGCTGTCGCGCAAGGTCGAGGTGCAGCCCCTGTCGGGCACCGACGACGCCGCGACCGCGGCGGTGATCCTCGTCTACGCGCCGGATTCGACGCTGTTCGAGAGCCAGGCGCGGTGGGAGCGGGATGTTCGCGACCGCGAGTGGACGCTGGTGCAGCGGGCGCTGACGCGCGCGACGACGCCGGCGAGCGTGCAGAACTTCTCGGCGAGCGTCGCGAGCACGTTCCGGGCCGACGCCATCACCGCGTCGCTGGTCAGTTTCCTGCTGATCGGCGTGTACATCTGGGTGCGGTTCAAGACGCCCAGGTACTCGCTGGCCGCCGTGGTCGCGCTCGTGCACGACGTGGTGACGGTGGTCGGGCTGCTCGCGCTGTGCGAGATCTTGTACGAGTGGGAGGCGACGCAGGGATTCGCGATCGCGATCGGGCTGCTGCCCTTCAAGATCGATCTCAACGCGGTGGCGGCGCTGCTGACGATCGCGGGGTACTCGCTGAACGACACGGTCGTGGTGATGGACCGCATCCGCGAGAATCGCGGGAAGCTCCCGCACGCGACGTCCGCGATCATCAACCTCTCGATCAACCAGACGTTCAGCCGCACCGTCATCACGGGCGGCACGACGATCGGGTCGTGCCTGATCCTCTATGCGATCGGCGGCGAGGGGATGCGTTCGTTCGCGTTCTGCCTGCTGACCGGGCTCATCGTGGGCACGTACTCGTCGGTGGCGGTCGCGGCCCCGCTGGTGTGGTCGCGGAAGTTTGACCGCGAGTTCGCCGCGATGGGGGGCATCACGCCGCAGGCCGTGTAG
- the yajC gene encoding preprotein translocase subunit YajC: protein MTNVDFGLWIVAQAGTETPGTTAGPVVPIGVRGSDATTGAAPVTGAPTPGGPPPGPAPKSGMDPIFWILPAMLLVMVLVSVFGGRKEKKRRQELLAGIKRGDRVQTMGGIIGTIAELGDDDVVLRLEEGRVRVAKSAIQGVLQSTRAPGATVESKPEVKAPV from the coding sequence ATGACGAACGTGGACTTCGGGCTGTGGATCGTCGCGCAGGCCGGCACTGAGACACCCGGCACAACCGCCGGCCCCGTGGTTCCGATCGGGGTTCGCGGTTCCGACGCGACGACCGGTGCCGCCCCGGTGACCGGCGCGCCGACGCCCGGCGGCCCTCCCCCCGGCCCGGCGCCCAAGTCCGGGATGGACCCGATCTTCTGGATCCTGCCCGCCATGCTGCTGGTCATGGTGCTGGTGAGCGTCTTTGGCGGTCGCAAGGAAAAGAAGCGCCGGCAGGAACTCCTCGCGGGGATCAAGCGGGGCGACCGCGTGCAGACCATGGGCGGGATTATCGGAACGATCGCCGAACTGGGAGACGACGACGTGGTGCTGCGGCTCGAGGAAGGCCGCGTGCGCGTGGCCAAGAGCGCGATCCAGGGTGTGTTGCAGTCCACCCGGGCGCCGGGCGCCACGGTGGAGTCCAAGCCCGAGGTCAAAGCACCCGTCTGA
- a CDS encoding tRNA guanosine(34) transglycosylase Tgt gives MSALRFEIFARSGARRARRGRVTTRHGSFDTPAFMPVGTRASVKGIVPDWVSRTGAQILLANTYHLLLRPGSDLVARRGGLHRFMNWDAPILTDSGGYQAYSMADVNRVDDDGVTFKSIIDGSMVRLTPERATHVQNELGADIIMAFDDCPPAQGADDADAPDARLSRVLRRDRVAPGADFQKRLDIANERTLRWLERCKASHARADEQSLFGIVQGGTDEARRAWCAERVTQIDLPGYAIGGVAVGEPPDEIARVVRATAPLLPLDRPRYLMGVGYERDLLNAVLAGVDMFDCVLPTRNGRNANAFTPAGQIRLRNQQFAEDDGPIDPGCDCPACRPSAHGWKTPDARPFTRAYLRHLFMAGEMLGPILVSLHNLRHFQRFMSDVREAIPTDDWAALLARWPAARGAIVAP, from the coding sequence GTGAGCGCCCTGCGCTTCGAGATCTTCGCACGCTCGGGCGCCCGCCGCGCGCGGCGCGGACGCGTCACCACGCGCCACGGCTCGTTCGACACTCCGGCCTTCATGCCCGTCGGCACCCGCGCCAGCGTCAAGGGCATCGTCCCCGACTGGGTCTCACGCACCGGCGCCCAGATCCTGCTCGCGAACACCTACCACCTGCTGCTCCGCCCGGGCTCCGATCTCGTCGCCCGCCGGGGCGGGCTGCACCGCTTCATGAACTGGGACGCCCCCATCCTCACCGATTCCGGCGGGTATCAGGCCTACTCCATGGCCGACGTCAACCGCGTCGACGACGACGGCGTCACCTTCAAGTCCATCATCGACGGCAGCATGGTCCGCCTCACCCCGGAACGCGCCACCCACGTGCAGAACGAACTGGGCGCCGACATCATCATGGCCTTCGACGACTGTCCGCCCGCGCAGGGCGCGGACGACGCCGACGCCCCCGACGCGCGTCTCTCTCGCGTGCTGCGGCGCGATCGGGTCGCGCCCGGCGCCGACTTCCAGAAGCGCCTCGACATCGCCAACGAGCGCACCCTCCGCTGGCTCGAACGCTGCAAGGCGTCGCACGCCCGCGCCGACGAGCAGTCGCTCTTCGGCATCGTGCAGGGTGGCACCGACGAAGCCCGGCGCGCGTGGTGCGCGGAGCGCGTCACGCAGATCGACCTGCCGGGCTACGCCATCGGCGGGGTCGCGGTGGGCGAGCCGCCCGACGAGATCGCCCGGGTCGTTCGGGCCACCGCGCCGCTCCTGCCGCTCGATCGCCCGCGCTACCTCATGGGCGTGGGGTACGAGCGTGACCTCCTGAACGCCGTGCTCGCCGGTGTGGACATGTTCGACTGCGTGCTCCCGACGCGCAACGGGCGGAACGCGAACGCGTTCACGCCCGCGGGCCAGATCCGCCTGCGCAATCAGCAGTTCGCCGAAGACGACGGGCCGATCGATCCCGGGTGCGACTGCCCGGCCTGCCGCCCGAGCGCCCACGGCTGGAAGACCCCCGACGCGCGGCCCTTCACGCGGGCCTACCTTCGCCATCTGTTCATGGCCGGCGAAATGCTGGGTCCGATCCTCGTGAGCCTGCATAACCTACGGCACTTCCAGCGGTTCATGTCCGACGTGCGGGAGGCCATCCCGACGGACGACTGGGCCGCGCTGCTGGCGCGTTGGCCGGCTGCCAGGGGCGCGATCGTCGCCCCGTGA
- a CDS encoding rhomboid family intramembrane serine protease → MGIYDREYVWGSRRRARPAMWSVNTWIIIANIIVFVVDVMSRQSSLPIRAFGYFSTYKVTSQGGLEFWRFLTFQFLHADIMHIAFNMFGMYMFGPMVEAHLGRKRYLAFYLTCGIAGALFYLLLNAGGYLASQWGFRVPFLLFNDVKTPLVGASAGVFGVILACAYIAPNIVVQLLFPPIPLKLRTMAYLYVGIAAISVLFQSNNAGGEAAHLGGAAAGFVLIRRAHLLRDFFDVFTDSRKSARPPARAPDVPSRPPARRATTEEDAEVDRILAKVASQGLHSLTDAEKSLLRRATEARRSGGVA, encoded by the coding sequence ATGGGGATCTACGACCGCGAGTACGTGTGGGGGTCGCGCCGGCGTGCCCGGCCGGCGATGTGGTCCGTCAACACCTGGATCATCATCGCCAACATCATCGTCTTCGTCGTGGATGTCATGTCGCGCCAGTCCAGCCTCCCCATCCGGGCGTTCGGCTACTTCTCCACCTACAAGGTCACGAGCCAGGGCGGGCTCGAGTTCTGGCGGTTCCTCACCTTCCAGTTCCTCCACGCCGACATCATGCACATCGCCTTCAACATGTTCGGCATGTACATGTTCGGCCCGATGGTCGAGGCCCACCTGGGGCGCAAGCGCTACCTCGCGTTCTACCTCACCTGCGGCATCGCCGGTGCGCTGTTCTACCTGCTCCTCAACGCGGGGGGATACCTCGCCTCGCAGTGGGGGTTCCGCGTGCCGTTCCTGCTGTTCAACGACGTCAAGACCCCGCTGGTGGGCGCGTCCGCGGGCGTGTTCGGCGTCATCCTCGCGTGCGCGTACATCGCTCCCAACATCGTCGTGCAGCTGCTCTTCCCGCCGATCCCCCTCAAACTCCGGACCATGGCCTACCTCTACGTCGGCATCGCCGCGATCTCGGTGCTCTTCCAGAGCAACAACGCCGGGGGCGAGGCGGCCCACCTCGGGGGCGCCGCCGCGGGGTTCGTGCTCATCCGGCGCGCGCACCTGCTCCGCGATTTCTTCGACGTCTTCACCGACTCGCGCAAGTCCGCGCGCCCGCCCGCCCGCGCGCCCGACGTTCCCTCGCGCCCGCCCGCACGGCGCGCCACCACCGAGGAAGACGCCGAGGTCGACCGCATCCTCGCCAAGGTCGCCTCGCAGGGCCTGCACAGCCTGACCGACGCGGAGAAGTCGCTCCTCCGCCGCGCCACCGAGGCCCGCCGCTCGGGCGGCGTCGCGTGA
- a CDS encoding NUDIX hydrolase, with protein sequence MLGDANFPTALPTRILHHGAKFDFVQASLPARDGTPITREFIRHPGAVVILPLLEDHAGPRVVLIRNWRLSLARAILELPAGTLGRGEDPRHAAARELREETGFAAATLDPIGWFHTSPGLSDEVMWAFLARGLTGGDARPEPDEHIVVEPTPLGSVPALIRRGVLSDAKSMLTMFLAANAPAMPAAAKAAWTRGMLEA encoded by the coding sequence ATGTTAGGCGACGCGAACTTTCCGACCGCTCTCCCCACACGCATTCTTCATCACGGCGCCAAGTTCGATTTCGTCCAGGCCTCGCTTCCCGCGCGCGACGGCACGCCGATCACCCGCGAGTTCATCCGGCACCCGGGCGCGGTCGTCATCCTGCCTCTGCTCGAGGATCACGCGGGCCCTCGGGTCGTCCTCATCCGTAACTGGCGCCTCAGCCTTGCCCGCGCCATCCTCGAGCTTCCCGCGGGCACGCTGGGGAGGGGCGAAGACCCCCGGCACGCCGCGGCCCGGGAACTGCGCGAGGAAACCGGCTTCGCCGCCGCAACTCTCGACCCCATCGGGTGGTTTCACACCTCGCCAGGCCTGTCCGACGAGGTGATGTGGGCGTTCCTGGCGCGGGGGTTGACCGGGGGTGACGCCCGGCCGGAGCCGGACGAGCACATCGTTGTCGAGCCGACGCCCCTGGGGAGTGTGCCGGCGCTCATCCGGCGCGGGGTGTTGTCCGATGCCAAGAGCATGCTGACCATGTTCCTGGCGGCGAACGCGCCCGCGATGCCCGCGGCGGCCAAGGCGGCGTGGACGCGGGGGATGCTCGAGGCGTGA
- a CDS encoding ABC transporter ATP-binding protein, whose amino-acid sequence MADCSGEHAMGRAMSTGSTDENQRASAGTAGAAAPIIRLVGLRKSFGPQVVLDGVSIDFEPAKTTVIMGPSGCGKSVTLKHIVGLLRPDAGEVYVRGRRVDALREREWLSIRLEIGLLFQMGALFDSMTVLENVCFPLREHTDLSERARVERAHEALDVVDMVGFDDRLPSQLSGGQRKRVALARAIVLRPSVVLYDEPTTGLDPVRSDGINQLILKLRRTLGVTNIVVTHDLTSARTIADRVVMLLGGKVAASGTLDDLARSPDPRVQHFLSGTYVREEDEPDAPTPASPSLSETR is encoded by the coding sequence ATGGCAGATTGTAGTGGCGAGCACGCGATGGGCCGCGCGATGAGCACGGGCAGCACCGACGAGAACCAGAGGGCGAGCGCGGGAACGGCGGGCGCCGCCGCGCCGATCATCCGTCTCGTGGGGCTGCGCAAGTCGTTCGGCCCGCAGGTGGTGCTCGACGGGGTGTCGATCGATTTCGAGCCCGCGAAGACGACGGTGATCATGGGCCCGTCGGGGTGCGGGAAGTCGGTGACGCTCAAGCACATTGTGGGGTTGCTGCGTCCGGACGCGGGCGAGGTGTACGTGCGCGGGCGACGTGTGGACGCGCTGCGCGAGCGCGAGTGGCTCTCGATCCGCCTGGAGATCGGGCTGCTGTTCCAGATGGGAGCGCTGTTCGACTCGATGACCGTGCTCGAGAACGTCTGCTTCCCGCTGCGCGAGCACACCGACCTCTCGGAGCGGGCGCGCGTGGAGCGGGCGCACGAGGCGCTCGACGTGGTGGACATGGTGGGGTTCGACGATCGGCTGCCCTCGCAGCTCTCGGGCGGGCAGCGCAAGCGCGTGGCGCTCGCACGGGCGATCGTGCTGCGTCCCAGCGTCGTGCTGTACGACGAGCCGACCACGGGCCTGGACCCCGTGCGATCCGACGGGATCAACCAGCTCATCCTGAAGCTCCGCCGCACGCTGGGGGTGACGAACATCGTCGTCACGCACGACCTCACCAGCGCCCGGACCATCGCCGACCGCGTCGTGATGCTGCTGGGCGGGAAGGTGGCGGCGTCGGGCACGCTCGACGACCTCGCCCGCTCGCCCGATCCGCGCGTGCAACACTTCCTGTCGGGCACGTACGTGCGGGAGGAAGACGAGCCCGACGCCCCGACCCCCGCCTCGCCCTCGCTCTCGGAGACCCGGTAG
- a CDS encoding MlaD family protein, whose translation MFKHPLLRDFLTGVFALGAVAGLAAVLILFGEMSDLGTRYYRFTVVLPSAGGLGPTSPVTVNGVRVGQVLETDVVPEGAALLIKVREDVKIPTTSPVTVEKGLIGDSALEFTVRDATNVAAEAFVRDGGRMASTATGGFFDRIAGSFQKPLDRLTASADKFDRLADTWTQTGELVNAMLRPRTPGEVDAGATPNIASVVARLDGVGAAAQSWLADDQIRAGVRDTVTRAGVVLADLQTFLEAWTATADSVDITAQKVGIVAENVDRQAAGLAQDASNTLRRVDAAAAELQTALGAINAGEGTAGQLARNPDLYNSLNSAARRLDGVLTELNLLVQQMKAEGVKLKL comes from the coding sequence ATGTTCAAGCATCCGCTGCTGCGCGATTTTCTGACGGGCGTGTTCGCGCTTGGCGCGGTCGCCGGCCTGGCGGCGGTGCTCATCCTCTTCGGCGAGATGAGCGACCTGGGCACCCGGTACTACCGCTTCACCGTTGTCCTTCCCTCCGCGGGCGGGCTGGGGCCGACCTCGCCCGTCACGGTCAACGGCGTGCGCGTCGGGCAGGTGCTCGAGACCGACGTCGTGCCCGAGGGCGCGGCGCTCCTCATCAAGGTGCGCGAGGACGTCAAGATCCCCACCACCTCGCCCGTCACGGTCGAGAAGGGCCTCATCGGCGATTCGGCGCTCGAGTTCACCGTGCGCGACGCGACGAACGTCGCGGCGGAGGCGTTCGTGCGGGACGGCGGGCGCATGGCGTCGACGGCCACCGGCGGGTTCTTCGATCGCATCGCGGGCTCGTTCCAGAAGCCCCTGGACCGGTTGACGGCGTCGGCCGACAAGTTCGACCGGCTCGCCGACACCTGGACGCAGACGGGCGAACTCGTGAACGCGATGCTCCGCCCGCGGACGCCGGGCGAGGTCGACGCCGGCGCCACGCCGAACATCGCCAGCGTCGTCGCGCGCCTCGACGGCGTGGGGGCCGCGGCGCAGTCCTGGCTCGCCGACGATCAGATCCGCGCGGGCGTGCGCGACACCGTCACCCGCGCGGGCGTGGTGCTCGCCGACCTCCAGACGTTTCTCGAGGCGTGGACGGCCACGGCGGACTCGGTGGACATCACGGCGCAGAAGGTTGGCATCGTGGCCGAGAACGTGGATCGCCAGGCCGCCGGGCTCGCGCAGGACGCGTCGAACACGCTGCGGCGCGTCGACGCCGCCGCCGCCGAACTGCAGACCGCCCTGGGCGCGATCAACGCGGGCGAGGGCACCGCCGGGCAACTCGCCCGCAACCCGGACCTGTACAACTCGCTCAACAGCGCGGCCCGGCGCCTGGACGGCGTGCTGACGGAACTCAACCTGCTGGTGCAGCAGATGAAGGCCGAGGGCGTGAAGCTCAAGCTGTGA
- the eno gene encoding phosphopyruvate hydratase — protein sequence MAFAIDHVHARQILDSRGNPTVEVDVILESGETGRAAVPSGASTGEHEAVELRDGDKKRYMGKGVLKAVHNVNSVIAPAIVGMDVRDQEGIDEQLNRLDGTTNKGKLGANGILGVSMACAKAAAEGSGLPLYRYLGGSAAKVLPVPMMNILNGGKHADNTVDFQEFMIQPWGFDDFLEATRACVEIYHTLKKVLHDKGLSTAVGDEGGFAPNLKSNEEALKIIEESVDKAGYDLGEQIFIALDPAMSELWNEAAADKKNKKQGYKLFKSTGEVMSTDGVIQMWADWCKKYPIRSLEDGLAENDWAGWKKLTEKLGAKVQLVGDDLFVTNRKFLQRGLDEGCANAILVKVNQIGTLSETFEAVNLALRNRYGAVMSHRSGETEDSIIADLAVATNCGQIKTGAPCRSDRNAKYNQLLRIAEQLGEQGVYGSVVWNRG from the coding sequence ATGGCATTCGCGATCGACCACGTTCACGCCCGTCAGATCCTCGACAGCCGCGGCAACCCCACCGTGGAGGTGGACGTCATCCTGGAGTCCGGCGAGACCGGGCGGGCGGCGGTTCCCAGCGGGGCCTCGACCGGCGAGCACGAGGCGGTGGAGCTTCGGGACGGGGACAAGAAGCGCTACATGGGCAAGGGCGTGCTCAAGGCCGTGCACAACGTCAACTCGGTGATCGCGCCCGCGATCGTCGGCATGGACGTGCGCGACCAGGAGGGCATCGACGAGCAGCTCAACCGCCTGGACGGGACGACGAACAAGGGCAAGCTCGGCGCGAACGGGATCCTCGGGGTGTCGATGGCGTGCGCGAAGGCGGCGGCGGAGGGCTCGGGCCTCCCGCTGTACCGCTACCTCGGCGGGAGCGCGGCGAAGGTGCTGCCGGTGCCGATGATGAACATCCTGAACGGCGGGAAGCACGCGGACAACACGGTGGACTTCCAGGAGTTCATGATCCAGCCGTGGGGGTTCGACGACTTCCTCGAGGCGACGCGGGCGTGCGTGGAGATCTACCACACGCTGAAGAAGGTGCTGCACGACAAGGGGCTCTCGACCGCCGTGGGCGACGAGGGCGGGTTCGCGCCGAACCTCAAGAGCAACGAAGAGGCGCTCAAGATCATCGAGGAATCGGTGGACAAGGCGGGGTACGACCTGGGCGAGCAGATCTTCATCGCGCTGGACCCGGCGATGAGCGAGCTGTGGAACGAGGCCGCCGCCGACAAGAAGAACAAGAAGCAGGGGTACAAGCTCTTCAAGAGCACGGGCGAGGTGATGTCGACCGACGGCGTGATCCAGATGTGGGCCGACTGGTGCAAGAAGTACCCGATCCGCTCGCTCGAGGACGGGCTGGCCGAGAACGACTGGGCCGGGTGGAAGAAACTCACGGAGAAGCTGGGCGCGAAGGTGCAGCTCGTGGGCGACGACCTGTTCGTCACGAACCGCAAGTTCCTCCAGCGCGGGCTCGACGAGGGGTGCGCGAACGCCATCCTCGTGAAGGTGAACCAGATCGGCACGCTCTCGGAGACCTTCGAGGCGGTGAACCTCGCGCTGCGCAACCGCTACGGCGCGGTGATGTCGCACCGCAGCGGCGAGACCGAAGACTCGATCATCGCCGACCTGGCCGTCGCGACCAACTGCGGGCAGATCAAGACCGGCGCCCCATGCCGCTCCGACCGCAACGCGAAGTACAACCAGTTGCTGCGCATCGCCGAGCAGCTCGGCGAGCAGGGTGTCTACGGCAGCGTCGTGTGGAACCGGGGCTGA
- a CDS encoding PhoU domain-containing protein: MPTSAEGFSARADALKGDLVAQGRRVQAMLEGAFEALFDRSIERASWAIAQDDEIDRHDVEIEHACVALLTDATRQGAELAPQQLRAVLMVVKVNNELERAADVATDIATLAKDAPADQPPFPDTFRVMANSVIGIVRDANTAMARSDPALANIVLQSQHAVTAFKDAVLRDAENRLATGAMRPDFAFLLHEIASACETVADHCTNVAEQVIYLTTGSIVRHMPTSWVQVGRTSAG, translated from the coding sequence ATGCCGACGTCGGCCGAGGGATTCAGCGCACGCGCCGACGCCCTGAAGGGCGATCTTGTCGCCCAGGGGCGCCGTGTGCAGGCCATGCTCGAGGGCGCCTTCGAGGCGCTGTTCGATCGCTCGATCGAGCGGGCGTCGTGGGCGATCGCCCAGGACGACGAGATCGACCGGCACGACGTCGAGATCGAGCACGCGTGCGTCGCGCTCCTCACCGACGCCACCCGCCAGGGGGCGGAACTGGCGCCCCAGCAACTGCGGGCGGTGCTGATGGTCGTGAAGGTGAACAACGAGCTCGAGCGTGCCGCGGACGTGGCGACGGACATCGCGACCCTCGCGAAGGATGCCCCGGCCGATCAGCCGCCCTTCCCGGACACGTTCCGCGTGATGGCCAACAGCGTGATCGGCATCGTCCGCGACGCGAACACCGCGATGGCCCGCAGCGACCCGGCGCTCGCGAACATCGTGCTGCAGAGCCAGCACGCCGTCACGGCGTTCAAGGACGCCGTGCTCCGCGACGCGGAGAACAGGCTGGCGACCGGGGCCATGCGTCCCGATTTCGCGTTCTTGCTGCACGAGATCGCAAGCGCGTGCGAGACCGTCGCCGACCATTGCACGAACGTCGCCGAGCAGGTGATCTACCTGACCACCGGGTCGATCGTCCGCCACATGCCCACGAGCTGGGTGCAGGTGGGACGCACCAGCGCGGGCTGA